The Thermodesulfovibrionales bacterium genomic sequence TAATCATAGCCTTCGCAGGTTTAGCCCTTGCTACACCACCTGGCAAGAATATCGAATATGCTGGAGGTACTGCCGGTAAAGTTATTTTTGATGGAAAAGCTCATGCAGACAAAGGTGCGAAATGCGCGGACTGCCACCCAAAGATCTTCCAGATGAAAAAAGGTGTAAAAATGACAGTGGCTGATCATGAAGGCGGAAAATTCTGCTTCGAATGTCATAACGGTACAAAAGCTTTCGGCAGCAAGGATAACTGTGCAAAGTGCCACAAAAAGTAATCCTCGGGGCCTCCTTCGGGAGGCCCTTTTTAATTATTAATGGACCTCTCAGGAAGACTAAAAAAAACCTTTTTTATATCTGCTTCAATATTTCTTGCCGAATGCACCGGTGGCCTGCTCAGTAACAGCCTTGCACTTCTAAGTGATGCCGGTCATGTCCTTACAGATACCTTTGCCATAGGATTAAGCCTCATAGCAGCCGAAATAGCAAAGAGACCTTCTGACTTCAGAGCAACCTACGGTTATCATAGATTCGGACTGATAGCAGCAGTGATAAATGGTGTTAGTCTTGTGGGAATTTCTATCTATATTTTTTATGAATCTTATAGAAGATTTCTCAATCCCCAGGATATAGAGCTCTACATAATGCTTCCTGTTGCATTTCTGGGACTGTTAGGAAATCTGTCGATGACATTGATTCTTGGAAAAGGGCATGAGGATCTTAATATAAAAAGTGCCTTGCTTCATGTGTTGGGAGATACATTATCATCAATAGCCGTAATAATCTCCGGCCTGCTGATCCATCTTACTGGATGGAGGATTGTTGATCCCTTAACAGGCATATTAATAGGTATTATAATAATCTTTGGCGGATTAAGGGTTATTAAAGAGGCACTCCACATATTTCTTGAACTAACACCTCCCGGATTTGAACCAGAAGAGATTGTGAGTGATATAAAAAATATATCAGGAGTCCTTGACATCCATGATGTCCATCTCTGGGCAATTACAAAAGGACAGATTGCCTTTTCATGTCATGTCTATGTAAAGGATCAGAAACTGAGCGAACTGGAGTGTCTAAGAAAAGAGATAGAGAAAAGATTAAAAGACAGAGGGATATCTCACATAATTATACAGTTTGAGTGTAAAGAATGTGAAGAGGCACAACTTTACTGCAAGTTATAAGCTTCTCAAGGCATACCTATGCCATCTATTAGAGTATTGCATTTAAGACATCTTGAGTTCTTCATATTTATCTTTAAAAGGGAAAAACCATATCTATGTATTAATAATTCCTTACAGCTGGGACAATAGGTATTCTCTCCTCCTTCTCCAGGAACATTGCCCTCGTAGACATATTTAAGTCCAGCATTAAGACCTATCTCCCTTGCTTTTCTAAGGGTGTTTACAGGTGTGCGGGGCCTATCAAGCATCTGGTATGTTGGATAAAACTGTGTGACGTGCCAGGGTATACCTGGGTCTATTGATTTTATGAACTCAGCAACCCATCTTAGAAATTCCTCTGAATCATTAAGACCTGGAATTATAAGGGTTGTAATCTCCACCCACACACCCAGCTCTTTCATAAGTCTTATTGTATTCAGCACAGGCTCTAACTTTGCGCCTGCTATTTTCCTGTAAAAATTATCATCTCCTTTAAGATCAATATTATTTCCATCAAGATAAGGAGCAATTTCTTTTATTGCTTCAGGAGAGGTATATCCGTTGCTCACAAAGACATTCTTTATACCCTTTTGCTTTGCCAGTCTTGCACAGTCGTAGGCAAATTCAAAGAATACTGTTGGTTCTGTATAGGTGTAGGAAATACTCTCACATCCATGAATTTCTGCCTCTCTGACGATCTCCTCAGGTGTAAGCTCCTCTCCAGGTATATCTTTATAGACCTTAGGATACTGGGATATCTCATAATTCTGGCAGTGCAGGCATTTGAAATTGCATCCAACTGTAGCTATAGAATAGGATCTGGAACCAGGATGGAAATGAAAAAGAGGTTTTTTCTCTATAGGATCAATGTGTCTTGCTATCACCTTACCGTACACTAGACTATAAAGTTTTCCATCTATATTTTCCCTGACAGCGCATATGCCCCTTTTACCCGGCGAGATGGTGCAGTTATGAGTACAGAGAAAGCACCTTACCTTATTTTCCTTAAGCCGTTCATAAAACATTGCTTCTTTCATAAGATGCTCCTATCCGCTGATATCAATGTCTCTGAAAAGAATATGAGGACTGCCTGTACTTCCATAAAATTTCAGATCATCTCCAACAGCAATAACCTTATCAAAAAGATCAATTACATTCCCGGCGATCATGGTCTCCTTTACAGCGAATGCTGGCTCACCCTTTACAATCCATAATCCCGATACACCAACAGAGAAATCACCTGTTACAGGATTTCCTGTATGCATTCCCATCACATCAAGTACATAAAGCATCTCACTTTCTGCATTTATTAACTGAGAAAAGGAAAGAGGTCTGGCCTTCTCTGAAGGTGCAATAAAAAGATTTGATATGCCAACCGATGGCGGATCCAGATAACCTTTCCTTGATGCATTACCAGTACTTACAGATGAAAGTCTTTTTGCTGTGTAAGTATTGTGGAGATATCCTTCGAGGATTCCCTCTTTTATAAGAGGGGTAATTCTTGAGGCAACTCCCTCCCCATCAACTGGTCTCGTGCCCAGTCTCCTGGGAATAAGACCATTGTCCACAATATCTATAATTGAACTGAATACCTTCCTGCCAAGCTTATCTTGAAGCATAGACTTTCCCTTTATTATAGAATCTGCCTGAAAGGATGAGGAGAGAAATCCTAAAAATTCTGAAGCCACAGACTGGTCAAAAAGCAAAGCAGCCTTTCTGGAGGAAAGTTTTCTTGAACCAAGAAGAGAAACAGCCTTTTTCGCTGCCCTCTGGCCAAGTTCTTTCACAGAAAGGTCACCAAAAAATCTGCTCGCCTCAAACTCCCAGGTACTCTGGCTCTCACCTTTATCCTCAGCAACAACCATAATCTGTGAAATGGCAGATGTAGAGCTGTAACTTACATTAATACCATAAGAATTAACTATCGATGTTCTCAAGGTAGTAACGCTAAGAGATGCCTTCCTCGTCTTTTTAATTCTTTTGTCAAAAGAAAGGGCTGATTTTTCCAGCTCCATTACAGTACTGACTAGTAACTCGCTGCTTATATTTTCAATAACTGGATCAAATATCTCGAGGCTTTGAGAGAATACCGATGGTTCCGGTATCGTGAGATATTCATCAGGAGCAACAAACCTTGAGAACTCGATTGCCCTTGCGAGAACGGATTCATAATCTTCTCCTATGGTTGAATAGGCAAAACCGAGCCTGTCACCATGAATTATCCTTATTCCATAACCTGAAAGGTCTGCATCCTCAATGCCTTCTATTTCCTGATCCTTAACCTCGACGGCTCTACTTCTTCCCTCAAGGATATATACTTCCACCTGGTCAATTCCCTTAGACCTTGCCTTCTTCAGAATATCCTGTGCAAAAGAAGTATTAATCTTCATAATAGGTTGCCGATGCTGTATCAGATTCCCAGACTGTCACCGCAGTAACCCTGACGTCATCCCTGTTTACCTTTTTCTTCATTGAATCGTAAATCCACTTTGCAATATTTTCAGAGGAAGGATTCTTTTCTGTAAAAGGAAAGACATCATTAAGGAATTTATGGTCAAGCAGTGAAAGAATATCCTTCAGGTGTTCCTTGAGTTCATGGAAATCTATTGCTATATCTATCTCATTAAGCCTTTCGGCAACCACAAAGACCTGAACCCTCCAGTTATGACCATGAAGTTTTTCACATTCACCCTGATAACCCCTTAGCTGATGGGCTGCCGAAAAATTATCCTCAATCATGAGCTCATACATAAGACCTCCCGATTAAAGAGTCTTTCTGAATATTGCTATATAGGGAAGGTTTCTATATTTATTGTCATAATCAAGCCCGTAGCCAACAACATACTCATTTGGAATAAAAAACCCCCTGTAATCGATCGGCACATCTACAATTCTCCTCTCTTTTTTATCAAGAAAGGCACAGATCTTCAGGCTCTCAGGTGAGCGCTGGAGTATCCTCTCCCTTATAAAATTAAGAGTAATACCCGTATCAACAATGTCTTCTATCAGAAGGACATGCCTGTTTTCAAGGGGCTCTCTAACATCATAATATACCTTTATCTCTCCGGTTGTCTGAGTCTTAACATAGCTTGAGGCTATTATGAAGTCCACTGTAAGTGGAACCTTTATATGCCTTACAAGATCAGAAAAAAATATGAAGGCTCCTTTGAGAATACCTATTGCTAGAATCTCCTTTCCAGCATAATCTCTTGTGATCTCCTCTGCTAAGGCCTTTACCCTTTCCTGAATCTGTTCTGGTGTAAAAAGGGGCTTTCCGATAACCATCTTCACATCCTTTCTGGTGCCTTAACACCGAGAATTTCAAGTCCTTCTTTAAGAATTATACCAACTACCTCTGCAAGACAAAGCCTTGCAAGGGTAAGGTCTCTGTCATCGGTTATAAATCTGTATTTATTGTAATAAGAATGGAAAAGTCCTGCAAGTTCCTGGAGATAAAAGGTTATCCTGTGCGGTTCAAGAGTCCTCAGCGCTACTTCAAAAACAAAAGGATAGAAGATCAATTTTTTTATTAATCTTGTCTCTTCCTGAAGATCGAGAAGCTCAACCCTTGCCTGGCTGACTCGACTCAGGTCAATTCCCTGTTCCACTGCATACCTGAATATGCTCTTTACCCTTGCGTGGGCGTACTGTACATAATAGACTGGATTTTCAGGGGATTGTCTCTTGGCAACCTCTATATCAAAATCAAGATGGCTATCAGGGCTTCTTGTGAGAAAGATAAATTTTGTAGTATCCGTTCCGACCTCATCCATTATCTCCCTTAAAGTGACAAATTCCCCCGCCCTTTTCGACATCTGTACGGGCTTTCCACTCCTCAGGAGATTAACCATCTGCACCAGATAAACCTTCAGCCTCTCTTCAGGATAATCAAGTGCCCTGAGTACTGCCCTGAGTCTCGGTATATAGCCGTGATGGTCAGCACCCCATATGTTTATAAGCAGGTCAAATCCCCTGTCAATCTTATTTTTATGATAGGCTATATCAGAGGTAAAATAGGTATAATCTCCATCACTCTTTCTGAGAACCCTATCCTTATCGTCACCGAACCTTGAAGAAGCAAACCAGAGGGCCCCATCCTTCTCATAGATGTAATGCTTTGACTTGAGGGCATCAAGACTTTTCTGGACATCGCTCCGTCTGTACAGCTCTGCTTCACTCTGGTAGCTATCAAAAAATACTCCAAAGGCATTCAGGTCTTCTTTTATTCTCTCCATCATCATAGATACAGAGGTTTTAATAAAGAATTCTGCCACTTCATTAAAAGAGCTATCTCTGTATGCAGGTCCTATGTCTTTTAATATTCTCGAAGCGATATCCTTCACATATTCTCCCCTGTAACCCTCCTCAGGAAAAGGATATGCTGCTCCGAGGAGTTCCTTGTATCTTGCAAATACACTCTCTCCAAAGAGACTTACCTGTCTGCCAGCATCATTTATATAATATTCAGCGGTCACTGAATAGCCAGCTCTCCTCAGAATATTCACAATCGCCATTCCAGTGGCTGCACCCCTTCCGTGACCGAGATGAAGCGGTCCGGTGGGATTGGCGCTCACAAATTCAACATTAATCTTTTGATAAGAATCTTTCTTTCTTAGTAAGGCTGATTCATCTCCAATTGCCATACGCCTCATCCAGTTGTATAAATAATCCTTTGAAAATCTCAGATTAATAAAACCTGGACCTGCAATCTCGGCAGATTGAAAAAATCTCGAACTTAATCTTTTTATAATCTCGGAAGCTATTTCCTTTGGAGGTTTTTTGATGAGCTTTGCAAGAGACATTGCCTGAGGAGTGGCAATGTCCCCCATATTTTCATCAGGTGGTATCTCGATCTCAACCGATGAAACTGGTGCTATCTCCTTTATAATCTTTTCTAACTCTTCTATTGCTTCTATCATTACTCATTCCTGTTTAACTTCCACTACCCTGTTTGAGTCATCAAGTATTAAAACTTTTGGCCTGAAGTTTTTGAGTTCATTCTCATCAAGGTACGCATAGCTGAATATTATAACCCTGTCACCGGGCATGCCCTTTCTTGCAGTAGGACCATTGAGGGCAATAATACCCGAGCCTCTTTTGCCTTCAATAACATAGGTCTCAAAGCGCTCACCGTTATTAAGATTACTTATCATTACCTGTTCATAAGGAATGAGACCAGCCTGGTCCATAATATCCCCATCAATGGTTATACTTCCCTCATAAAAAAGATTACTCTCAGTAACTGTAGCAAGGTGAATTTTTGACCTCAGGACACAGCGAAGCATAAATCTATTCTATTATCCTTGGTACCCTGAAGAAATTATCCACCCTGTCGGGAGCATTCCTTAAAGCATCTTCAGATAAAAGGGATGACTCCACCCTGTCATCCCTGAAGACATTTTTAAGTGGAATAACATGGGAGGTCGGTTCTATTTTTGACGTATCAAGCTCATTCAGTTTTTCCATATAAGTAAGTATATTGCTGAGCTGAAGGGAAAACCTCTCTTTCTCCTCTTCAGAAAGGGAAAGCCTGGCAAGATGGGCTATGTGGCTTACTTCCTCAAGCGAAATCTTCATCCAAGCCTCTCAAGATTAGCAAATTTCACCGCAAGTCTCTTTATACCAACAGAGGGGAAGTTAACCATAATCT encodes the following:
- the gatC gene encoding Asp-tRNA(Asn)/Glu-tRNA(Gln) amidotransferase subunit GatC, which translates into the protein MKISLEEVSHIAHLARLSLSEEEKERFSLQLSNILTYMEKLNELDTSKIEPTSHVIPLKNVFRDDRVESSLLSEDALRNAPDRVDNFFRVPRIIE
- a CDS encoding TldD/PmbA family protein: MKINTSFAQDILKKARSKGIDQVEVYILEGRSRAVEVKDQEIEGIEDADLSGYGIRIIHGDRLGFAYSTIGEDYESVLARAIEFSRFVAPDEYLTIPEPSVFSQSLEIFDPVIENISSELLVSTVMELEKSALSFDKRIKKTRKASLSVTTLRTSIVNSYGINVSYSSTSAISQIMVVAEDKGESQSTWEFEASRFFGDLSVKELGQRAAKKAVSLLGSRKLSSRKAALLFDQSVASEFLGFLSSSFQADSIIKGKSMLQDKLGRKVFSSIIDIVDNGLIPRRLGTRPVDGEGVASRITPLIKEGILEGYLHNTYTAKRLSSVSTGNASRKGYLDPPSVGISNLFIAPSEKARPLSFSQLINAESEMLYVLDVMGMHTGNPVTGDFSVGVSGLWIVKGEPAFAVKETMIAGNVIDLFDKVIAVGDDLKFYGSTGSPHILFRDIDISG
- a CDS encoding cytochrome c3 family protein, with the translated sequence MRIIAVIAMLVIIAFAGLALATPPGKNIEYAGGTAGKVIFDGKAHADKGAKCADCHPKIFQMKKGVKMTVADHEGGKFCFECHNGTKAFGSKDNCAKCHKK
- a CDS encoding aspartate 1-decarboxylase; its protein translation is MLRCVLRSKIHLATVTESNLFYEGSITIDGDIMDQAGLIPYEQVMISNLNNGERFETYVIEGKRGSGIIALNGPTARKGMPGDRVIIFSYAYLDENELKNFRPKVLILDDSNRVVEVKQE
- the amrS gene encoding AmmeMemoRadiSam system radical SAM enzyme — encoded protein: MKEAMFYERLKENKVRCFLCTHNCTISPGKRGICAVRENIDGKLYSLVYGKVIARHIDPIEKKPLFHFHPGSRSYSIATVGCNFKCLHCQNYEISQYPKVYKDIPGEELTPEEIVREAEIHGCESISYTYTEPTVFFEFAYDCARLAKQKGIKNVFVSNGYTSPEAIKEIAPYLDGNNIDLKGDDNFYRKIAGAKLEPVLNTIRLMKELGVWVEITTLIIPGLNDSEEFLRWVAEFIKSIDPGIPWHVTQFYPTYQMLDRPRTPVNTLRKAREIGLNAGLKYVYEGNVPGEGGENTYCPSCKELLIHRYGFSLLKINMKNSRCLKCNTLIDGIGMP
- the queD gene encoding 6-carboxytetrahydropterin synthase QueD — its product is MYELMIEDNFSAAHQLRGYQGECEKLHGHNWRVQVFVVAERLNEIDIAIDFHELKEHLKDILSLLDHKFLNDVFPFTEKNPSSENIAKWIYDSMKKKVNRDDVRVTAVTVWESDTASATYYED
- the argS gene encoding arginine--tRNA ligase — its product is MIEAIEELEKIIKEIAPVSSVEIEIPPDENMGDIATPQAMSLAKLIKKPPKEIASEIIKRLSSRFFQSAEIAGPGFINLRFSKDYLYNWMRRMAIGDESALLRKKDSYQKINVEFVSANPTGPLHLGHGRGAATGMAIVNILRRAGYSVTAEYYINDAGRQVSLFGESVFARYKELLGAAYPFPEEGYRGEYVKDIASRILKDIGPAYRDSSFNEVAEFFIKTSVSMMMERIKEDLNAFGVFFDSYQSEAELYRRSDVQKSLDALKSKHYIYEKDGALWFASSRFGDDKDRVLRKSDGDYTYFTSDIAYHKNKIDRGFDLLINIWGADHHGYIPRLRAVLRALDYPEERLKVYLVQMVNLLRSGKPVQMSKRAGEFVTLREIMDEVGTDTTKFIFLTRSPDSHLDFDIEVAKRQSPENPVYYVQYAHARVKSIFRYAVEQGIDLSRVSQARVELLDLQEETRLIKKLIFYPFVFEVALRTLEPHRITFYLQELAGLFHSYYNKYRFITDDRDLTLARLCLAEVVGIILKEGLEILGVKAPERM
- the hpt gene encoding hypoxanthine phosphoribosyltransferase → MVIGKPLFTPEQIQERVKALAEEITRDYAGKEILAIGILKGAFIFFSDLVRHIKVPLTVDFIIASSYVKTQTTGEIKVYYDVREPLENRHVLLIEDIVDTGITLNFIRERILQRSPESLKICAFLDKKERRIVDVPIDYRGFFIPNEYVVGYGLDYDNKYRNLPYIAIFRKTL
- a CDS encoding cation diffusion facilitator family transporter; protein product: MDLSGRLKKTFFISASIFLAECTGGLLSNSLALLSDAGHVLTDTFAIGLSLIAAEIAKRPSDFRATYGYHRFGLIAAVINGVSLVGISIYIFYESYRRFLNPQDIELYIMLPVAFLGLLGNLSMTLILGKGHEDLNIKSALLHVLGDTLSSIAVIISGLLIHLTGWRIVDPLTGILIGIIIIFGGLRVIKEALHIFLELTPPGFEPEEIVSDIKNISGVLDIHDVHLWAITKGQIAFSCHVYVKDQKLSELECLRKEIEKRLKDRGISHIIIQFECKECEEAQLYCKL